One segment of Nostoc piscinale CENA21 DNA contains the following:
- a CDS encoding NUDIX hydrolase, whose protein sequence is MNQKISKIFKQSGVIPYRVQNGNIEILLITTRDRNSWVIPKGGIAKGMSPPASAAKEAWEEAGIIGQVDVNAVGSYRYRKRGKIYRVQMYLLLVEMLSEDYPEAGQRQREWLDVNLAIQMVKQNSLKKILHQFLQFQSNSCLSFVNTQTSA, encoded by the coding sequence ATGAATCAAAAAATCAGCAAAATCTTCAAGCAGTCGGGGGTCATTCCTTATAGGGTGCAGAACGGCAACATCGAAATCTTACTGATTACAACCCGCGATCGCAATAGTTGGGTAATTCCCAAGGGCGGAATTGCCAAAGGGATGAGTCCGCCTGCTTCCGCCGCCAAAGAAGCTTGGGAAGAAGCCGGGATCATTGGACAAGTAGATGTCAACGCCGTAGGTAGTTATAGATATCGCAAACGCGGCAAAATCTACCGGGTGCAGATGTATTTACTGTTAGTTGAAATGTTGAGTGAAGATTATCCCGAAGCTGGGCAAAGACAGCGAGAATGGTTAGATGTTAACCTTGCCATTCAAATGGTGAAGCAAAATTCCCTGAAAAAGATTTTGCATCAATTTCTCCAATTCCAATCCAATTCTTGTCTATCATTTGTGAACACACAAACTTCAGCTTAA
- a CDS encoding TetR family transcriptional regulator: MASQSISARQRLIQAALELFTTQGVSNTTTRQIAEKAGVNEVTLFRHFGNKHGLLLAVLEESAAFKDLGESLVQRATPPGNVYQALKDYASDSLHTLERVPEFVRSVVGEADQFPAENRRALGRGLTEANRYVAQYLATVIQQGDINTYLPAEKLASLLNGMILGYAVIEFTSEFHELWEDRDDFLENLVELFLHGAMSTAPQLTKEAVIIQEVDDLPGILVHKILQNSRKSGIQDYALAYLLFGAGLSVAEIIGLQRSHQISDTQGLILQITTPTLPRQVPVNQWILGKHYGSYSNNPLIKWLKSRKDYHPAMFIDNLGNPLSESELLQRWEVWTQGLLTPQGKPPEITQAQQTWCVEMLMRGVSLDDLSILTGCDRSQLQPYARRAKEKAALEAAIRLDHKPA; this comes from the coding sequence ATGGCATCTCAATCAATCTCAGCCCGCCAACGTTTGATTCAAGCAGCACTAGAATTATTTACTACACAAGGAGTTAGTAATACTACCACCCGCCAAATTGCCGAAAAAGCTGGAGTCAATGAAGTGACTTTGTTTCGACATTTTGGGAATAAACACGGGCTACTGTTGGCAGTATTAGAAGAATCAGCAGCATTTAAGGATTTAGGAGAATCTTTAGTCCAGAGGGCTACTCCTCCAGGTAACGTTTATCAAGCCCTGAAAGATTATGCAAGTGATAGCTTACATACATTAGAACGAGTCCCAGAGTTTGTGCGGTCGGTGGTGGGTGAAGCAGACCAATTTCCTGCCGAAAATCGCCGTGCTTTGGGGAGAGGATTAACAGAAGCCAACCGCTATGTAGCGCAGTATTTAGCCACTGTCATCCAACAGGGAGACATCAATACCTATCTACCGGCAGAAAAATTAGCTAGTTTACTGAATGGCATGATTTTGGGATATGCGGTGATTGAATTCACAAGCGAATTTCATGAACTATGGGAAGATCGAGATGATTTTTTAGAAAATTTAGTGGAGTTGTTTTTACATGGAGCGATGTCTACTGCTCCCCAGTTAACCAAAGAAGCTGTAATTATCCAAGAAGTAGATGATTTGCCTGGGATTTTAGTGCATAAAATTCTGCAAAATTCTAGGAAGTCAGGAATACAAGACTATGCTTTAGCATACCTGTTATTTGGTGCTGGTTTATCTGTTGCTGAGATAATTGGCTTGCAGCGATCGCACCAAATTTCCGATACTCAAGGACTAATACTGCAAATCACTACCCCAACCTTACCCCGCCAAGTGCCTGTGAACCAGTGGATTTTGGGTAAACACTACGGTTCCTATAGCAACAATCCTTTGATTAAATGGCTGAAAAGTCGCAAAGATTATCATCCGGCGATGTTTATTGACAATCTAGGTAATCCTCTTTCTGAGTCAGAATTGCTGCAACGTTGGGAAGTTTGGACTCAAGGATTGTTAACACCCCAAGGTAAACCACCAGAAATTACTCAAGCACAACAAACATGGTGTGTAGAAATGTTAATGCGAGGTGTGAGTTTAGATGATTTGAGTATTTTAACAGGCTGCGATCGCTCTCAATTGCAGCCTTACGCCCGCCGCGCTAAAGAAAAAGCAGCCCTAGAAGCAGCAATTCGTTTAGATCATAAGCCAGCATGA
- a CDS encoding TIGR02588 family protein, producing MMETEPQPERSLAEWITFGIALSILAVVISLVGYMWLNEKNQPPILSVNQKSAIKEIEGKFYVPFEIVNTGGETAESVQIIAELKIADQVVETGEQQIDFLSDGEKEEGAFIFSKNPSQGQLNVRVASYKLP from the coding sequence ATGATGGAAACAGAACCACAACCAGAACGCTCTTTAGCTGAATGGATAACATTTGGAATAGCTTTGTCTATTCTGGCAGTTGTGATTAGCTTAGTCGGGTATATGTGGCTGAATGAAAAAAATCAGCCTCCTATTTTGTCAGTAAATCAAAAATCGGCAATTAAAGAAATTGAGGGTAAATTTTATGTTCCCTTTGAAATAGTTAATACTGGTGGTGAAACTGCGGAATCAGTGCAGATTATTGCTGAGTTAAAAATCGCTGATCAGGTGGTAGAAACAGGAGAGCAACAAATTGATTTTTTATCTGATGGCGAGAAGGAAGAAGGTGCATTCATATTTAGCAAAAATCCCAGTCAAGGACAATTAAATGTCCGGGTTGCCAGCTATAAATTGCCATAA
- a CDS encoding response regulator transcription factor, producing MKGQPLILVVEENIYNLELLNYHLKALHYACICAKQGIKALILSQTHQPDLIILDMMISDITGGQVIDYLKQDKKNCQNSNCCSNPLVSGKKTPNASFLTGTDAYLTKPYNLHKLDAVLSCHFTQLNSSSLL from the coding sequence ATGAAGGGACAGCCACTAATATTAGTTGTCGAAGAGAATATATACAATTTAGAACTTCTAAATTACCACCTTAAAGCATTACATTATGCTTGTATTTGTGCAAAACAAGGAATCAAAGCTTTGATACTCTCGCAAACACATCAGCCTGATTTAATCATCTTAGATATGATGATTTCTGATATTACTGGTGGTCAAGTTATTGATTATCTTAAACAAGATAAAAAAAACTGCCAAAATTCCAATTGTTGCAGTAATCCCTTGGTATCTGGAAAAAAAACTCCGAACGCCTCTTTTTTAACAGGTACAGATGCTTATCTGACAAAGCCCTATAATTTGCATAAACTAGATGCAGTTTTGTCCTGTCATTTCACTCAGCTAAATTCTTCAAGTTTGCTTTAG
- a CDS encoding DUF2294 domain-containing protein gives MSSPTIGQLEREIAQQVSALYYKQLGQRPNQVVCHFFDTELVISLEKSASLVELTLISGGYENLAEQVRLFLDKIIKPKLQNLLEEIIGKPIIDLMTNTNLATGRTGIIVVLQQLPEVRNPESIPKANLKNLAE, from the coding sequence ATGTCATCCCCCACTATTGGACAACTTGAAAGAGAAATTGCACAACAGGTTAGTGCTTTGTATTATAAACAACTAGGGCAACGTCCTAACCAAGTTGTATGTCATTTTTTTGATACCGAATTGGTAATTTCTCTAGAAAAATCAGCTTCCTTAGTTGAGTTAACATTAATATCTGGTGGGTATGAGAACTTGGCCGAACAAGTCCGCCTATTTTTAGACAAAATTATTAAACCAAAACTACAAAATTTATTGGAAGAAATCATTGGTAAGCCAATAATTGATTTAATGACTAATACAAATTTAGCTACAGGAAGAACAGGGATAATTGTAGTGTTACAACAGCTACCAGAAGTGCGGAATCCTGAGTCTATACCTAAAGCAAACTTGAAGAATTTAGCTGAGTGA
- the upp gene encoding uracil phosphoribosyltransferase yields MHNQVTVIDHPLIQHKLTLMRKAETSTTKFRNLLKEISLLLGYEVTRNLSLKYEEIKTPLAPMNAPVLAPDKKLVLVSIMRAGQGILDGMLELMPSARVGHIGLYRDPKTLIPIEYYFKVPHDVEQRDMIIVDPMLATGNSAVAAVDRLKSTNPLSMKFVCLLAAPEGLEHFCNVHPEVQVYTAAIDEYVDEHGYIIPGLGDAGDRLFGTK; encoded by the coding sequence ATGCACAATCAAGTCACAGTTATTGACCATCCGTTAATTCAACATAAACTAACTTTGATGCGGAAGGCTGAAACTAGCACGACGAAATTTCGCAACCTCCTCAAAGAAATTAGTTTGTTGTTAGGTTATGAAGTAACGCGCAATTTATCTCTAAAATATGAAGAGATTAAAACACCCCTTGCGCCAATGAATGCACCCGTGCTTGCACCAGATAAAAAGCTGGTGTTAGTGTCTATCATGCGGGCGGGGCAAGGCATTTTAGATGGTATGTTGGAGTTAATGCCATCAGCAAGGGTTGGTCATATTGGTTTATATCGTGACCCTAAGACTTTAATTCCGATTGAATATTATTTCAAAGTTCCCCACGATGTTGAACAACGGGACATGATTATTGTTGACCCGATGTTAGCCACAGGAAATTCTGCTGTTGCGGCTGTAGACAGGTTGAAATCTACTAACCCGTTATCGATGAAGTTTGTTTGCTTACTAGCAGCCCCAGAAGGGTTAGAACATTTCTGCAATGTTCATCCTGAAGTACAAGTTTATACTGCTGCTATTGATGAGTATGTGGATGAACATGGTTATATTATTCCAGGTTTGGGTGATGCGGGCGATCGCTTATTCGGCACAAAATAA
- a CDS encoding DUF928 domain-containing protein, translating to MKILLGLTLGYVGVLASQTLVLAATPTPMATSMPIASQNMKTVSQTVNFNPPKPPADPPPGGRVLGGAKRGSCPQVKQDLTALVPYTKEPSSITNVWSLTTSPNPTFWFYVPYSQKDNLPAKFVLQEDQPQSKELYNQPIALPKNPGIISVTLPANAPKLAVNQQYRWFLTFACETQEPSPPIYVEGVVKRVNLSQATTKELQTATPLEQFAIYAQNGIWHEAITILATLRQEHPQDLKLNTQWQDLLASVRLSDVATEPILSDKH from the coding sequence ATGAAAATATTACTCGGATTAACTCTAGGCTATGTAGGTGTTTTAGCCAGCCAAACCCTAGTACTAGCAGCAACACCAACGCCAATGGCAACATCAATGCCAATAGCTAGTCAGAATATGAAGACTGTATCCCAAACAGTAAATTTTAATCCACCTAAACCACCAGCAGATCCACCGCCAGGAGGTCGGGTATTGGGTGGTGCAAAACGCGGTTCTTGTCCCCAAGTCAAACAAGATTTGACGGCTTTAGTACCTTATACAAAAGAACCTTCTTCAATTACAAATGTTTGGTCATTAACTACATCACCAAACCCAACATTTTGGTTTTATGTGCCGTATTCCCAAAAAGACAATCTTCCTGCTAAGTTTGTCTTGCAAGAAGATCAGCCACAATCAAAGGAATTGTATAACCAACCAATAGCACTGCCAAAAAATCCTGGAATCATTAGTGTGACTTTACCTGCTAATGCTCCCAAATTAGCTGTCAATCAACAATATCGTTGGTTTTTGACTTTTGCTTGTGAGACTCAAGAACCATCACCTCCTATTTATGTTGAAGGAGTAGTTAAACGAGTTAACCTCAGTCAAGCAACTACCAAAGAACTACAAACAGCCACACCTCTAGAACAATTTGCCATCTATGCCCAAAATGGTATTTGGCATGAAGCAATCACAATACTAGCTACCCTCAGACAAGAACATCCCCAAGATTTAAAACTCAACACACAATGGCAAGATTTGTTAGCCAGTGTCCGTTTAAGCGATGTCGCTACAGAACCAATTTTGTCAGATAAGCACTAA